The sequence below is a genomic window from Lolium perenne isolate Kyuss_39 chromosome 7, Kyuss_2.0, whole genome shotgun sequence.
ACATGTTCGCCGCCCGTTCGGAGGAGGACGCGCACGAGCACGGGCTGCAGCAGGAGCACTTGGCGCTGAACCTGAACGTGGAGGCCGGCAAGGAGGGCGGCAAGCAGATGGACTACATGTTCTCCGACCTCGTTGACCCCTACCTCGGCCTCGAGTACCAGCGCTTCCCCCACGCCGACAGCGTCGTCCCCAGCGGCGCCGGCGCCGTCCCCGCCGTGGAGCTGGATTTCGCGTGCGGGATCGGCACACACGCCAAGCCGCCGCCATCCTACAGCTCCTACACGACTACCACCTCCCTTGCGCACAGCGTGAGTTCCCCCTTTCCTCTAGCTTTTCCTTAAGATCGACATCTTTCATGCTTCCACACAAGAACTTGCTGACCGGACACGTATCTACCTATTTTCAGGGCTCTTCCTCGGAGGTCGGTGTGGTGCCGGAGGCCACCTTCGTCAGCGGCGGCGCCGGGAGCTTCGAGCTCGACTTCACCAGGCCCAAACCGCAAACCTACACGTCGTACACCGCGGCGCCTCCTCCTTATCCGAGTCACGGCGTGAGCATGCATCAGGTGTCGCCGGTGGACAACACGGGGTACTTGACGGTGCCCGagcgggcggtggcggtgacgggggAGGACAGGGAGGCGAGGCTGATGCGGTACCGGGAGAAGCGGAAGAACCGCCGGTTCGAGAAGACCATCCGGTACGCGTCCAGGAAGGCCTATGCCGAGTCGCGCCCCAGGGTCAAGGGCcgcttcgccaagcgcgccgacaacgatgccgacgacgccgaggcggaggcggaggcggaggcccatGCCGTGCCGTCCTCGTACTTGCTCGACTTCGGCTATGGTGTCGTGCCGTCCTTCTGATACATgggccggcggcgcggcctgccgtgTGGTGTACGCCTTGTACCATCGTACAGTACGTTGGGGAGTAGCTCGGCCCATTCCCATGCATGTACTTTTGCTGAGCTAGCTCGATCGAGCTAGTGATGTCTATAGCATTAGTATAGCCATCTCGAATGAATCGTCAATCATACTACTATGTCAAATTGTGTTAATTCCATCTTTACTGAGATAACACCGGCCGATACGGTGATCCTGCAGCTGTTGTGACCAAGTTAGGTTTTAGCTAAACTTCAATGGGGCACACGAGAAGGTGAAATAAAAATCAGAAACAGCATGCGTCACTCACGCACGCTCATCCGGAAGTCCTCTTCTAAACTCCGTGAGTCTGAGCGGAAAAGAAAATTCGTAGTTAAATGAGCAACACTTAGAGCGTCTCCACTCAAGCCCCATGCGACGTGGCGTAGCTATTTTTTGGCCCATATAAGCACCGGCGTGCACACGAAAATGGGGGGATGTTGACTCCTAGCCGCGCCTCCCATAAAAAATTAAAACTTTGAAATTCATTCAAAACACGATTTCAAAGATAGTCCGGCGATTGTATACAATGTTCGGCAATAGTTTGTACAAAATTTTAAAATACATAAATATAAAACCTAAACCTAACGATGGCCACGGCCGAGGCCTAGGCGCCATTTAGTCCAAGTCCTCCTCGTGTCGTCGTCGTTGGGCTCCTGCTTCAACGACGGGTTGCTGTTGCAGCCCTGGCCAACATCGTCGTGCCTGCGCGGCTTGTTCCACAGGCCGATGTCGCCGTCGTTGACGCACTCGGCAATGTCCATAGTTATGGACTTGGGTTTCAGGAAAAGAGGTGCGTTGGTGATTTCGTCGGCTTATCACACAAACAAGGTGGTCCGATCATATTGATGAAGAGGCTAAGTCACCGTTTTTCGGTCTAGGGTTACATCGATTGTGCTATTCGTTGATCTGTTCTCTCCCCGTTGGCTCCTCCCAGCCTTTATATGCGAGGCTAGGTCTCAGAGTCCAGTTCCAGGTCGGGTTACAAATATTTGGATAAAGGTACATTAATGTCGACTCCTAGATGGGCCTTTACTTGCTCCTTACGTCTGGTTCTTGGGCTTCGGATGCTTCAGAATCTCTATTTCATTATGGGCTTCATGGGCTTCTGCCTGGATCCATGCCAGGGATGTTAATTATGTGGACCCGATAAGTCATCCCCGTGTTAGTAGTCCTCCAGCTCGATGAAGAAGCCGAGGCGCTATGTGCGCTCAGCGTCTTCGCGACGGTGCTTCGCCGCCGGCCACGCCTCGATGAACTTGTCCGTCTCCTCGAACGAGGCGCGCTCGGCAATGTGCTCGCCTGGAAATTTTTCCGGTTCCCCCTCCACCTTCAAATGGAGGACGGCCGCCTTGTACTCCGGTGGTGACATCCACTCCTTCGTCTCACACTTCCGTTCGACGAGGTGGAGGTAGACACAGGGGGAGAAGGGGCGCGGCAGTCGCGGATGACGACACCACCGCCGCGCGGAGCACCTGGAGATCCTCGTGCTCGTCCTTCACCGGCGCGAGATAGCTTGGCGAAGGCTGGCGCTGAAGGCGAGCAGTCCAGTAACACGATGCAAAAGGCGAGAATGAAGAAGACGACCAGTCCCGAGCCATTAACAACGTTGGCCCACGATGACCGGGCGCTTCGCCCGTTCTCTACCTGCCAACACGTTTCCATATGTCGGCCCCGCTAGCCCCCCTCATCCGGATTGCTTGTTGGGCCACGCCAAAGCCAAAATGTAATTGGGAGGGGGTGGCTGGGCACGATTTTTAGCACCGGCACCCCCATAGCTCTGTAGGAGACCCTAAAGGACcttgagtggagatgctcttaaatgTTGTAATTTTTGGTCGGCATAATAACATTCTATCTACACGCGGTTAAATCGTCAACCTACTACCTACTTCCCATATCAGTGACCTCGCTcgtgaaggagaggaggccacgtCACTATCGCACCGAGACCCATGGGTACAAGTACTAGTGGAAGATTCAAGAAGGGGTGAGCATGGGCAGGACACCCCCAACGGTCAGCCACCCCTAGGCACCAAGACGAAGATTTTCTTACGGCAGTTGCTTAGGGATTGCCTTCCCTCTGGGGTGGAGGTTGCGAAGAGGCACGGGCCGGGCAACGGGCTTTGTCCATTGTGTGCGatcccggagacgacgacgcacaTCATGTTCTCTTGCCCCGCGGTCCGTTTCCTTTGGAGCTTCCTCCAGGAGGCGCTGGGGCCTGAGTGGCAGGCTTCAGCCCTCGGAGAGTTCATTGAGGCACATGCGTACAACACCGGTAGGAGGAGGCGCCTCTTCTAGTTATTGTTCGCGGCCTTGAGCTGGACTCTATGGACTGTGCGCAATAAGATGATCATTGAGCGTATCTTACCTCGACGCGCTTCTGACTCTATCTACTCTTTCTTGGCTTTGTTGCAGCAGTGGTACCCTCTATGTAGGCAGCGGGACAGGGAGCGCCAGGACGGCATGTTGGAGGATCTTCTTGCGGCAGCCCGTCGCATTTCTACGTCGTCCAGCATCTGAGTGGCCCTCTTCTATGGGGGGTTGTATCGCTTTACTCGTTCTTGTGGGCATGTTGTGCCGTTGCCCCTGCAGACTGTTGGTGTGTGGTGTGTGCTCGTTGTGTTATATCTGAACTTTGTATGGATGtggttgctttatttataaagcggggcgaaagcctatttcgaggtaaCTGTGGTAGGGACCAATACTGATTCCGCATACGATTTTGCTAATTGTATCATTTATTTATGACAATTCCTATTCTCCGCTCATTGCGGGAGCTAATTGGCGCTCCGCACAGGGGGTGAAGGTTGGGCCGGCTCACTAGCACTGGAGGCGGTTTTCCTTTAGGTTTGTATTTGTGATTTTCTTGGGGTTTTGTGAGTTTTTTTCGGTTTTTCGTTGGTTTTGCATTACATATTttcttttaaaaaaattaaaacatttttggatttgaacttttttcaaattttgacttatgttcaaatttgaacaatCTTTGAATTCTAACATttttattttgaacatttttttaatctgaacatttttcgagtttgaacttttttaaaaaaattgaacatTGTTTAATCTGAACATTTTCATTTTGAACTTTTTTAATTTGAAATTTTTAAAATTAATTTCTTCAATTTTGAAAATTGTTCGTTTCTAAAAATTGTTTGATTTTGAATTTTGTTCGGATTGAATTTTGTTCCTTTGTCGATTTTGTTCAGATTTTGCAAAACCGAAGCAGACTCCCGCTGGTCTGGTCACGTAGAGGGAAGAGAGAATAGGGAtaaactaaatgggctggcccactagAGGTTCGTACAAGCTAAGAAGATGCTCCCTCGGGCCTAATGCAGGGGTGCCTTATACCGACTTGGTCGGCACGGACCAGGCGTCGCAAACCCCTAGGCGTATGTCTGGTCCGGCCCACAGTACCCTCTcactttttttgttttgtttttctgttttttgtttttacatttttcgaaagTTTGAAAAATTTTAAATCCAATTTTTTAAAATCTAGAAATTTTAgaaatttttttcatttttttagaaAATATTTATAAATATGAAGTTTTTTCGAACTTGAAATTATTTTAAGATTGtagttttctaatttttttatttaatctttatttttaaaatttgaactttTTTCAAAAACGAATAATTTTtaaatttaaacaattttcaaTTTTAATGTTTTTCTAAATTTGaactattttcaaatttgaacaaaacaaaaaggtaaacgaaaagaaggaaaaaataagaagaagaaaatagaaaaacaaacaaaaaagaaaaaaacagaaacataaaaagaaaaagaaaaagaaaaaaagaaaaaatggaGATGGGTCAAGCCCAATACCCGATCAGGGTGTGCGGGGCTCGTAGTCACCAACCTGACATGTGTATAGCCGTATAGGAGGCcagtcctatacaccgaccaggtcggtgcctaCATGGCACCGCACACCCTCgtcgggtattgggcctggcccattcAGCTTTGTttttgttgggattcgtagcatagaaaaaaaaatttcctaccgcgagaacgcaatccaagccaagatgcaatctagaagatgggagcaacgaggggatgaacgagactaacccttgaagatttccaaagcctacaagaggaggctctcgttgctgcggtagacgatcacttgccgctttcaaaagcgcgtagaagatcttgacggtgccacaatcgggcagcacctccgtactcgatcacacgttcggtattgatgacgacgtccttctccccgttccagcgggcagcggaagtagtagatcctcctcggaatcccggcagcacgacggcgtggtggcggtggtggtggagaactccggcagggcttcgcctatgcgctgcgggagtattatgtggaggaggagaggctagggtttggggagaggagtggctagggcgccggccatgggcagccctaggtggtgcggccaagagtggctgtcccctccctctcctcctcattatataggtggaaatccccaagagttgtagtccaagtcttcgaataagaccccaacaacaaaacctcccataggtgggaaacctactcaaggggggagtcctacccaaggtgggactcccaccttttccttaggtggggtggccggccacctatggtggagtccacctggaactccaccccttagggtttggctggtcatgcaaggtggagtccctccgggactccactttccatggtgatttcttccggacttttctagaaccttctaaaacctaccataaatgcaccggatcatttccaaacttggaatatgacttcctatatatgaatcttattctccggaccattctggacctcctcgtgatgtcctggatcccatccgagactccgaacaaaacttcaaactccattccatatttccatatctacttaaacgacatcaaaccttaagtgtgtcaccctacggttcgcgaactatgtagacatggttgagacttctctccgaccaataaccaatagcgggatctggagatccataatggctcccacatattcaacgatgactttagtgatcgactgaaccatttacatataataccgattccctttgtcacgcgatattttacttgtccgaggtttgatcaacggtatctctatacctcgttcaacctcgtctcatgacaagtactctttactcgtaccgtggtatgtggtctcttatgaaccattcatatgcttgcaagctatttagacgacattccaccgagagggcccagagtatatctatccgtcatcgggatggacaaatcccactgttgatccatatgcctcaactcatactttccggatacttaatcccacctttataaccacccatttacgcagtggcgtttgatgtaatcaaagtacctttccggtataagtgatttacatgatctcatggtcgaaaggactaggtaactatgtatcgaaaagcttatagcaaataacttaatgacgtgatcttatgctacgcttaattgggtgtgtccattacatcattcacataatgacataaccttgttattaataacatccaatgttcatgatcatgaaactatgatcatctattaatcaacaagctagttatacaagaggcttattagggactccttgttgttcacataacacacatgtatcaatgtttcggttaatacaattatagcatggtatgtaaacattatcataaacacaaagatatattataataaccattttttattgcctcttgggcatatctccaacagtctcccacttgcactagagtcaataatctagtttacatatgtaaagatataacaccttgtccttctggtgctttatcatgttttgctcacgggagaagttttagtcaacggatctgacatgctcagaaccgtatgtattttgcaattcatttgcgtctcaacgcatcactcattctctaaatgagtcggcattaaatatgtttggtcttctggtggaaccttaattccgcggtctgaaatatgtcactaatattgtcatacacaatatagcttcaaagttctgacactatcggaactacaccaagttctcaacatcctcagtcattgtcaaaacaatgacatattctgccttcgtttgtagaatccatcacaacatttagaactcatctaaatctagcatagacaacttctagctcattgtgctaccttttaaacaacacttagcctaatttgagattgaaatttttatttttatatgtgaccaaactaatatcggtgcaacaccttacagcgatttgtttgtcattactcatacaaaactatatatccttggttcttctaaagcactcaaggatattcttactgtttatccaatgatcatcacatgaatcattctggtatatgctccaaaccatttagagcataggacatctgatattgtacatattattcgtgatctaaaatcactcatgtgtttttactcattgagtgtcagatacactcaagtcttgttaaaacttcacatgaaaagaacaccttcttaatatttctatattgaactacttcaatatccattctatatactttgacttaaacttattatgtgtttcaatctatcttcatagatcttgacactaaatatgtttgtgtccatattctttcattgaagttaattctcaatgaaaccttttttataatcaagtatataattacatcatttataaccaactatatgtcatctacataaagtattataaatatgtctcagcgctcccacttaatttcttgcaaatgcaagcatcttcatcgtttctgatgaaatccaaaactctttgactatttcatccggtgaagattccaactcagcgatactcacttcatccaattgaagttcgtatacctatctagtattgcacggactagcaaaacaattggttgtatcttgtatacacctttaatacacacttctgttaagtaatgtattttgtcatcctactatcatatctcatgaaagaaatatgtagcgataactagaataatccacatagactataagcattgctacggaagatctaatcttatcgtagtcaactctttgaactttgtcgtaaacaacttttcgacaagtcgagcttattcaaggatgttccatccaagtccatcaattttatagatccatttactttcaaaaagtattcatctatattggatttcatggcgtatagccattttaacggagtcagggcccatcataatttctttgtatgtagttggtttatcattgttcgaaaacaatcctttgttcacaaatcatttatttgatcacaaagtaaaacatacctacaaggttcaataagtacttcgatctccatgactataacattttatagacatgagagccatgatcatcgtggccgcttccgtaaccaattctgatgctgcgctactctgatcattatgctcagtttcttaaactttatcaagttctattgtcctcccactcaaatacttcgcttagaaacaatttctttgaaataagtgagaaacatcgacaaacacttttgtctttgtctccatagtgggaagaattcccaattaattctttaggataaccaacaaagacattcatccgattctgGTTGTAAATTCTTAGACCAAAatataaagaaaggactattagggttcatatccatgccataactcgtatggtgtcatttcaacggatcatgatgatgctttattcagtgtaaaagcggtagtctctaaagcataatccacaaaaatataatggcatcaatattttatctcatcattgatccaacaaggtttggattcatctctcggatactccatcatcattatgatactccaagaaacgtgagttatagaacaacttcataactctcttagatgttcgctaaaactcgtaattcaaatatttccactatgatccaatcatagatatttgacttttctattacgatgatttccacttcatgctgaaatttatttgaatccattcaaatatttcaaacttcttccttatcgaatatatacatatatactcaattcattgttggaagttttcatgaagtagaagaatctctcgcacacaactatgcccagtgaaccacatacatcatcatgtatttttccactaagttagttgccggttcaactcttggcctatgaacggtattttagtcattctctttagaaaagatttgcaagcgccaaacgattcaaaaatcaaatgactccaaaaatccatttgcatggagttccttcatgcgttcctctctaacatgacctaaatggcggttccacaaataagtggaattcaaatcatttgccttatggcattttagcgtcagtgtttatgtatgtgtgttttcaccattaagatttataataacttatccatcgtacatggagtaatgtcataatttgaacaactcattgttttcatttgaccagaacaaaataacaattattaagttctttattataaattctaagggctagatagaacgccaacgacgaacataataacactttattttttgttctagacgtgaatttctatcatattccttgtcagtcacttaggccattgtattcttgtattgcgttgttttgtatgacacttcataccaaccaatatggtactaatacccaagaatttcattgtgtgaccaaactaggaatacaaccataacatgtatatcatttatatacacctgagctagactttctagtcttttcttttctttctgccaaaatatcttttgtagtttctcttttagctttcctcattattcagaaaacacttcaccttcaataacttctaggtttgttggtcaaataccaataaccttgaggttcttactttgaagttgatcatcatatgacaagtgttccagatttcactattagtaactttgtaatatgatgaacaatttcactcataattttatccatcaattcatgacgactttccgagaccatgtctgtacatgctaggctcgtaaagtttaacctcagtattcgcatgtgcaaatctggcttgcacccgttgtatgtacacgtagaatctatacctcagtattcgaaacgacgagtcttagcaacggtgcatactaaagacgatcatttcatggatatgcgaatatcgttagtgccccaatagttggaggattgggacgccttgcgtctttaaccttcgtacattcccataaaacttatgagtttatgtagtctcaccaaatt
It includes:
- the LOC127311596 gene encoding zinc finger protein CONSTANS-LIKE 5, coding for MMELRKYWGVGGRRCGACEGAPAAVHCRTCAGYLCTGCDARPAHARAGHERVWVCEVCEVNPAAVTCKADAAVLCAACDADIHDANPLAQRHVRVPVAPIGSPEAAAVAAEAMNMFAARSEEDAHEHGLQQEHLALNLNVEAGKEGGKQMDYMFSDLVDPYLGLEYQRFPHADSVVPSGAGAVPAVELDFACGIGTHAKPPPSYSSYTTTTSLAHSGSSSEVGVVPEATFVSGGAGSFELDFTRPKPQTYTSYTAAPPPYPSHGVSMHQVSPVDNTGYLTVPERAVAVTGEDREARLMRYREKRKNRRFEKTIRYASRKAYAESRPRVKGRFAKRADNDADDAEAEAEAEAHAVPSSYLLDFGYGVVPSF